One part of the Eucalyptus grandis isolate ANBG69807.140 chromosome 10, ASM1654582v1, whole genome shotgun sequence genome encodes these proteins:
- the LOC104421046 gene encoding ferritin-3, chloroplastic, whose protein sequence is MLLRAAPAFSLLGPAGDSLSPPPSSSPAGANPAALRFSSGGHGGSLVVCASKESNSRPLTGVVFQPFEEVKKELDLVPTVPQASLARHKFVDECEAAINEQINVEYNVSYVYHSMYAYFDRDNVALKGLAKFFKESSEEEREHAEKLMEYQNKRGGKVKLQSILMPLSDYDHVEKGDALYAMELALSLEKLNNEKLLNLHSVAEGNHDVQLTDFVESEFLAEQVEAIKKISEYVAQLRRVGKGHGVWHFDQMLLREEEAVA, encoded by the exons ATGCTGCTCCGCGCCGCCCCTGCTTTTTCGCTCCTCGGCCCCGCCGGCGACAGCCTCTCCCCGCCGCCGTCGTCTTCCCCTGCGGGGGCGAATCCGGCGGCGCTTCGGTTCTCGAGCGGCGGGCACGGAGGCTCCCTGGTGGTCTGCGCGAGCAAGGAGTCGAACAGCCGGCCGCTCACCGGCGTCGTGTTCCAGCCCTTCGAGGAGGTGAAGAAGGAGCTCGATCTGGTGCCCACCGTGCCTCAGGCCTCGCTGGCGCGCCACAAGTTCGTGGACGAGTGCGAGGCCGCCATCAATGAACAGATCAa TGTGGAGTACAATGTCTCGTACGTTTACCATTCCATGTATGCCTACTTTGATCGGGATAACGTTGCGCTCAAGGGACTTGCCAA ATTTTTCAAGGAGTCGagcgaggaagagagagagcatgcTGAGAAGCTGATGGAATATCAG AACAAGCGAGGTGGAAAGGTAAAGCTGCAATCCATTCTGATGCCCCTTTCCGATTATGATCATGTGGAGAAGGGCGATGCACTTTACG CAATGGAGCTCGCATTGTCTCTGGAGAAGCTAAATAATGAAAAGCTTCTGAATTTACACAGT GTGGCTGAGGGTAACCATGACGTGCAATTGACAGATTTTGTTGAAAGTGAATTCTTGGCTGAGCAG GTGGAAGCCATCAAAAAGATCTCAGAATATGTTGCTCAACTTAGAAGAGTGGGCAAAGGACACG GAGTTTGGCACTTCGACCAGATGCTCCTACGTGAGGAAGAAGCAGTGGCATGA
- the LOC104421047 gene encoding peptide-N4-(N-acetyl-beta-glucosaminyl)asparagine amidase A gives MPPATTTAVLFLLLLAAAAAAFPDRFHKPASHSRSRSRSPQQYVELTRPLPYTLLPPACTHRIVTHSFADTLGSPPFTAPYSPPPPSSLCPSPPWSSVALELSASSRGDQYDRIAALWLGGVELLRTSTAEPNDDGVFWKVRKDVTRYSSLLSRSGIEVSMMLENIVNDEFTGIYHVNVTLLFYSSVGSGAGPRVPASQLSSISKLGLGSEELGGNSVNSATLGAAAWDYNPPPADLILSVSDDGDRGSWYWIERGLDLRSKKIIIPANTVRAVLELCVSFHGNDEFWYSNPPDSYLRENNLTTGRGNGAYREVLVMIDGTLVGSEVPFPVVFTGGINPLFWEPIVAIGAFILPSYDIELTPFLGTLLDCKPHEFAIGVANGISYWLVNANLHLWLDHGSKRVQAKSAAIAPTVHHVERESEFRQLDGSFKVKAKRKERFVGWVKSSAGNFTTIVSTGYKVKNSISFTGNGTYKLMKQKMKAKREVTTENEAGVPVARTFVKRSYPLRVITSTLPGSKKDTYVLVTNVSHSQLERWSYGDQSGSVRNSQDSRGWMEVKDHDVLSGTAETKQSYNYADEFICYLRRAEAADGKLVGDNSWFSRGCLS, from the coding sequence ATGCCGccggccaccaccaccgccgtcctcttcctcctcctcctcgccgcggCCGCCGCGGCCTTCCCGGACCGCTTCCACAAGCCGGCCTCCCACTCCCGCTCCCGCTCCCGCTCGCCGCAGCAGTACGTCGAGCTGACCCGGCCCCTCCCCTACACCCTCCTCCCGCCGGCGTGCACCCACCGCATCGTCACCCACTCCTTCGCCGACACCCTCGGCTCCCCTCCCTTCACCGCCCCCTACTCCCCGCCCCCGCCCTCCTCCCTCTGCCCCTCCCCGCCCTGGTCCTCCGTCGCCCTCGAGCTCTCCGCCTCCTCCCGCGGCGACCAGTACGACCGCATCGCCGCCCTCTGGCTCGGCGGCGTCGAGCTCCTCCGCACCAGCACCGCCGAGCCCAACGACGACGGCGTCTTCTGGAAGGTCCGCAAGGACGTCACCCGCTACTCCTCCCTCCTGTCCCGCTCCGGCATCGAGGTCTCCATGATGCTGGAGAACATCGTCAACGACGAGTTCACCGGAATCTACCACGTCAACGTCACTCTCCTGTTCTACTCTTCCGTGGGAAGCGGCGCTGGACCGAGGGTTCCGGCGAGTCAGCTCTCCTCGATCTCGAAATTGGGGCTCGGATCGGAGGAATTGGGTGGAAATAGCGTCAATTCAGCTACTCTCGGAGCGGCGGCGTGGGATTACAATCCGCCGCCGGCCGATCTGATCTTGTCCGTGTCGGACGACGGAGATAGAGGCTCTTGGTACTGGATCGAGAGGGGGTTGGACCTGCGATCGAAGAAAATCATCATCCCGGCGAACACGGTGCGCGCGGTGCTCGAGCTGTGCGTGTCGTTCCACGGGAACGACGAGTTCTGGTACTCCAACCCTCCCGATTCGTACCTCCGGGAGAACAACCTGACGACCGGCCGCGGCAACGGAGCTTACCGGGAGGTCCTGGTGATGATCGACGGGACCTTGGTCGGCTCCGAGGTCCCGTTCCCGGTCGTGTTCACCGGCGGCATCAATCCCCTGTTCTGGGAGCCCATCGTCGCGATCGGCGCGTTCATCCTCCCGTCCTACGACATCGAGCTGACGCCCTTCCTCGGGACGCTTTTGGATTGCAAGCCGCACGAATTCGCGATCGGGGTCGCGAACGGGATCTCGTATTGGCTCGTCAACGCGAACCTGCACCTGTGGCTGGATCACGGCTCCAAGAGGGTTCAAGCCAAGTCCGCGGCGATCGCCCCTACCGTGCACCATGTGGAGCGCGAATCGGAGTTCCGGCAGCTGGACGGATCGTTCAAGGTGAAGGCGAAGAGGAAGGAGCGGTTCGTCGGGTGGGTCAAGTCGAGCGCCGGGAACTTCACCACGATAGTGTCGACGGGCTACAAAGTCAAGAACTCGATCAGCTTCACCGGCAACGGAACCTACAAGCTCATGAAGCAGAAGATGAAGGCGAAGAGAGAGGTCACGACCGAGAACGAAGCCGGCGTCCCGGTCGCCCGCACCTTCGTCAAGAGGAGCTACCCGCTTCGCGTGATCACCTCGACTCTCCCGGGGTCTAAGAAGGACACATACGTGCTCGTGACCAACGTCTCGCACTCGCAGTTGGAGAGGTGGTCCTACGGGGATCAATCGGGCTCGGTTCGCAACTCGCAGGATTCCAGGGGCTGGATGGAGGTGAAGGATCACGACGTCCTCTCCGGCACGGCCGAGACGAAGCAGAGCTACAACTACGCAGATGAATTCATCTGCTACTTGAGGAGGGCGGAAGCCGCCGACGGCAAGCTTGTCGGAGATAATTCGTGGTTCTCTCGTGGGTGCTTGTCGTGA
- the LOC104421048 gene encoding protein VAPYRIN, with protein sequence MLEDNLVDVSAHEVVIDFALRRKCRATVLLTSLSAAAPVAFKVQTSSPHKFLVNPPSGIIPPSSSLALQIVLKPQSHLPSSFPRSPADRFLVRAAELGPGPAPDSVGSWLSSRPTRDVKLKVAFGGRLLLRHAVDRGDVGAVRSLIKRQKGIVAELPLEDAASLLRAAVASENSARMVSLLAEAGLQVDSLVESGPLDLPSQNGEIAKDDRGRSATRLVHHDKGQQEQEVQRQGEAVLMAARHGDMAGLSSLLRGGAATDYCDQYGLAPLHAAAIKGHKEAVVLLLDFGSDVECRDNEGHTPLHLAVECGSIETAEALIDEGANVNAASESGTTPLYMARILGYQEIEEMLLRRGAVSSEIVCTASTSME encoded by the exons ATGTTAGAAGACAACCTGGTCGACGTGTCGGCCCACGAGGTCGTCATCGACTTCGCGCTCCGCCGCAAGTGCCGCGCCACCGTCCTCCTCACGTccctctccgccgccgcccccgtCGCCTTCAAGGTCCAGACCTCCTCCCCTCACAAGTTCCTCGTCAACCCGCCGAGCGGGATCATCCCTCCCTCGTCCTCCCTCGCCCTCCAGATCGTCCTCAAGCCGCAGTCCCacctcccctcctccttcccccgcTCCCCCGCCGACCGCTTCCTCGTCAGGGCCGCGGAGCTCGGCCCCGGACCGGCCCCCGACTCGGTCGGCTCGTGGCTGTCGTCGCGGCCGACTCGGGACGTGAAGCTCAAGGTCGCCTTCGGGGGCCGGCTGCTCCTCCGGCACGCGGTGGACCGCGGGGATGTCGGCGCCGTGAGGAGCTTGATCAAGCGGCAGAAGGGGATCGTCGCCGAGCTGCCGCTCGAGGATGCGGCGTCGCTGCTCCGCGCCGCGGTGGCGTCGGAGAACTCGGCGAGAATGGTCAGTTTGCTCGCGGAAGCGGGGCTTCAAGTTGACTCGCTGGTGGAGTCTGGGCCGTTGGATCTGCCTAGTCAGAACGGGGAAATAGCCAAAGATGATCGTGGCCGTTCAGCCACTCGATTGGTTCATCATGATAAGGGACAACAG GAACAAGAAGTTCAAAGGCAGGGAGAAGCGGTTTTAATGGCGGCGAGACATGGAGACATGGCGGGACTATCGTCGCTGTTGCGCGGCGGCGCGGCCACGGATTACTGCGACCAGTACGGTCTCGCACCGCTCCACGCGGCGGCCATCAAAGGCCACAAGGAAGCCGTGGTCTTGCTCCTCGATTTTGGGTCGGACGTCGAGTGCCGGGACAACGAAGGCCACACCCCCTTGCATTTGGCAGTGGAGTGCGGCAGCATCGAGACGGCGGAGGCATTGATTGACGAGGGCGCGAATGTGAATGCCGCGAGCGAGAGCGGGACGACCCCGCTGTATATGGCTAGGATCCTGGGATACCAAGAGATTGAGGAGATGCTTTTGAGGAGAGGGGCCGTTTCTTCAGAAATTGTTTGTACTGCTTCTACATCAATGGAGTAG